Proteins encoded within one genomic window of Siniperca chuatsi isolate FFG_IHB_CAS linkage group LG4, ASM2008510v1, whole genome shotgun sequence:
- the LOC122874909 gene encoding probable polypeptide N-acetylgalactosaminyltransferase 8 isoform X1, giving the protein MKKYLKAYLRRAGIIGSCLFLIYIIIIYMIVSWRSGKSLPEGFTDQEVVRRKLVGIEQTLHKLDNVLRAFEQKQDAMQKILEEDRGRQRKAAEVEQPPVMKQPEQKEQPEAKIQDQKEPPKEKMSNKLFPDSALFKEWGENLSEDDQREAQGLFVKYGYNVFLSDRLPLDRVLPDTRDPRCAKKSYPKDLPSLGVVLIYLNEALSIIKRALRSIIDRTPKNLLKEIIMVDDHSSNEDLMGDLDMYVKSLEQQNPSLRITRVKHNEQKGLAYARASGWRAATADVVAILDAHIEVHDMWAEPLLTQIKADRTVVVSPVFDRVNFDDLKVIEYLPASHAFDWALWCMYESFTPEYYKLNDSSLPGKSPSVMGIFVADRKFLGEIGVLDEGMKVYGGENVELGIRVWTCGGSVEVVPCSKIAHIERFHKPYMPDLSPAMKRNSLRVAEIWMDEYKHNINLAWNLPFENHGIDIGDISERKKLRERLNCKPFKWYLENVYPKLDPWDNLLAYGGMKNLDADMCIDQGPVPGHTPIAYNCYYYGPQFTYYRKNGELYIGGIKSHKYNDNRCLTDVGKKEADPGLYNCKEAMQKGMGIYWDFTQGKELKNRQTKRCLEIKNGKLRIQDCSGQRWEIQNIIKAF; this is encoded by the exons ATGAAGAAATATCTGAAGGCATATCTGCGAAGAGCCGGAATTATTGGATCCTGTTTATTCTTaatatacatcatcatcatctacatGATTGTGAGTTGGAGATCAGGAAAATCTTTACCAGAAGGATTCACAGATCAAGAGGTTGTGAGGAGGAAGCTGGTCGGGATTGAACAGACCCTACACAAGCTGG ACAATGTACTCCGAGCTTTTGAGCAAAAGCAGGATGCCATGCAGAAAATTCTCGAAGAGGACcgaggcagacagagaaaagctgcagagGTCGAACAGCCACCGGTCATGAAGCAGCCAGAGCAGAAAGAGCAACCTGAAGCAAAGATCCAGGACCAAAAGGAGCCCCCCAAAGAGAAAATGTCCAATAAACTGTTCCCTGACTCTGCCCTGTTCAAGGAGTGGGGGGAGAATCTGTCTGAGGATGACCAAAGAGAAGCACAGGGTTTGTTTGTGAAGTATGGATACAACGTTTTTCTCAGCGATCGCCTTCCTCTAGATCGAGTTCTTCCTGATACCAGAGATCCAAG GTGTGCAAAAAAGAGTTACCCAAAGGACCTGCCTAGTCTCGGAGTGGTGCTGATCTACCTGAATGAAGCCCTGTCTATCATCAAAAGAGCCCTGCGTAGCATCATAGACCGCACACCTAAAAATCTGCTGAAGGAGATAATAATGGTGGATGACCACAGCTCTAATG AAGACCTGATGGGGGACCTTGACATGTACGTGAAGTCGCTTGAGCAGCAGAACCCAAGTCTCCGTATTACAAGAGTGAAGCACAATGAGCAGAAGGGCCTTGCTTACGCCAGGGCTTCTGGGTGGAGGGCTGCTACTGCTGACGTGGTGGCCATCCTGGATGCACACATCGAAGTCCATGACATGTG GGCTGAACCCCTGCTGACACAGATCAAAGCTGACCGAACAGTGGTGGTGTCCCCAGTGTTTGACAGAGTCAACTTTGACGACCTCAAGGTTATTGAATACCTTCCAGCATCACACGCCTTCGACTGGGCTTTATGGTGCATGTATGAGAGTTTTACGCCAGAGTATTACAAACTCAACGACAGCTCATTACCTGGAAA GAGTCCATCTGTCATGGGGATCTTTGTTGCTGACAGGAAGTTTCTAGGTGAAATTGGAGTCCTCGATGAAGGAATGAAAGTGTACGGTGGAGAAAACGTTGAGCTGGGAATTCGT GTGTGGACATGTGGAGGCAGTGTTGAAGTAGTACCATGCTCCAAGATCGCCCACATCGAGAGATTCCACAAGCCCTACATGCCTGACCTGAGCCCGGCCATGAAGAGAAACTCCCTGAGGGTAGCAGAAATCTGGATGGAtgaatacaaacacaacatcaactTGGCTTGGAACTTGCCATTTGAG AATCACGGAATTGACATTGGGGATATCTCGGAGAGGAAAAAACTCAGGGAAAGGTTGAACTGTAAACCTTTCAAATGGTATCTGGAAAATGTGTATCCCAAGCTGGATCCCTGGGACAACCTACTTGCCTATGGAGGA ATGAAGAATCTCGATGCTGACATGTGCATAGACCAAGGCCCAGTACCAGGTCACACACCCATCGCTTACAATTGCTACTACTATGGACCTCAA ttcACTTATTACCGCAAAAATGGTGAGCTCTACATCGGCGGCATCAAGTCCCACAAGTACAACGACAACCGGTGTTTGACTGACGTTGGCAAAAAAGAAGCTGACCCTGGCCTTTACAACTGCAAAGAAGCTATGCAGAAAGGAATGGGGATTTACTGGGACTTCACTCAG GGCAAAGAACTAAAGAACAGACAGACGAAAAGATGTTTGGAGATTAAAAATGGCAAACTTCGAATACAGGACTGCTCTGGCCAAAGATGGGAAATCCAAAACATAATCAAAGCCTTTTGa
- the LOC122874909 gene encoding probable polypeptide N-acetylgalactosaminyltransferase 8 isoform X2 has translation MRATWLKRPVLSLGGIGLVFCIGMYLKSGYEHATGNDKELDTPHIVRSLSDLEASVSNLHNVLRAFEQKQDAMQKILEEDRGRQRKAAEVEQPPVMKQPEQKEQPEAKIQDQKEPPKEKMSNKLFPDSALFKEWGENLSEDDQREAQGLFVKYGYNVFLSDRLPLDRVLPDTRDPRCAKKSYPKDLPSLGVVLIYLNEALSIIKRALRSIIDRTPKNLLKEIIMVDDHSSNEDLMGDLDMYVKSLEQQNPSLRITRVKHNEQKGLAYARASGWRAATADVVAILDAHIEVHDMWAEPLLTQIKADRTVVVSPVFDRVNFDDLKVIEYLPASHAFDWALWCMYESFTPEYYKLNDSSLPGKSPSVMGIFVADRKFLGEIGVLDEGMKVYGGENVELGIRVWTCGGSVEVVPCSKIAHIERFHKPYMPDLSPAMKRNSLRVAEIWMDEYKHNINLAWNLPFENHGIDIGDISERKKLRERLNCKPFKWYLENVYPKLDPWDNLLAYGGMKNLDADMCIDQGPVPGHTPIAYNCYYYGPQFTYYRKNGELYIGGIKSHKYNDNRCLTDVGKKEADPGLYNCKEAMQKGMGIYWDFTQGKELKNRQTKRCLEIKNGKLRIQDCSGQRWEIQNIIKAF, from the exons ATGAGAGCAACGTGGTTAAAGCGGCCAGTCCTCTCATTAGGGGGGATTGGGCTCGTCTTCTGCATAGGCATGTATCTAAAGAGTGGATATGAGCACGCGACGGGGAATGACAAAGAGCTGGACACACCGCATATAGTCAGGAGTTTATCTGACCTGGAGGCAAGCGTCAGCAATCTCC ACAATGTACTCCGAGCTTTTGAGCAAAAGCAGGATGCCATGCAGAAAATTCTCGAAGAGGACcgaggcagacagagaaaagctgcagagGTCGAACAGCCACCGGTCATGAAGCAGCCAGAGCAGAAAGAGCAACCTGAAGCAAAGATCCAGGACCAAAAGGAGCCCCCCAAAGAGAAAATGTCCAATAAACTGTTCCCTGACTCTGCCCTGTTCAAGGAGTGGGGGGAGAATCTGTCTGAGGATGACCAAAGAGAAGCACAGGGTTTGTTTGTGAAGTATGGATACAACGTTTTTCTCAGCGATCGCCTTCCTCTAGATCGAGTTCTTCCTGATACCAGAGATCCAAG GTGTGCAAAAAAGAGTTACCCAAAGGACCTGCCTAGTCTCGGAGTGGTGCTGATCTACCTGAATGAAGCCCTGTCTATCATCAAAAGAGCCCTGCGTAGCATCATAGACCGCACACCTAAAAATCTGCTGAAGGAGATAATAATGGTGGATGACCACAGCTCTAATG AAGACCTGATGGGGGACCTTGACATGTACGTGAAGTCGCTTGAGCAGCAGAACCCAAGTCTCCGTATTACAAGAGTGAAGCACAATGAGCAGAAGGGCCTTGCTTACGCCAGGGCTTCTGGGTGGAGGGCTGCTACTGCTGACGTGGTGGCCATCCTGGATGCACACATCGAAGTCCATGACATGTG GGCTGAACCCCTGCTGACACAGATCAAAGCTGACCGAACAGTGGTGGTGTCCCCAGTGTTTGACAGAGTCAACTTTGACGACCTCAAGGTTATTGAATACCTTCCAGCATCACACGCCTTCGACTGGGCTTTATGGTGCATGTATGAGAGTTTTACGCCAGAGTATTACAAACTCAACGACAGCTCATTACCTGGAAA GAGTCCATCTGTCATGGGGATCTTTGTTGCTGACAGGAAGTTTCTAGGTGAAATTGGAGTCCTCGATGAAGGAATGAAAGTGTACGGTGGAGAAAACGTTGAGCTGGGAATTCGT GTGTGGACATGTGGAGGCAGTGTTGAAGTAGTACCATGCTCCAAGATCGCCCACATCGAGAGATTCCACAAGCCCTACATGCCTGACCTGAGCCCGGCCATGAAGAGAAACTCCCTGAGGGTAGCAGAAATCTGGATGGAtgaatacaaacacaacatcaactTGGCTTGGAACTTGCCATTTGAG AATCACGGAATTGACATTGGGGATATCTCGGAGAGGAAAAAACTCAGGGAAAGGTTGAACTGTAAACCTTTCAAATGGTATCTGGAAAATGTGTATCCCAAGCTGGATCCCTGGGACAACCTACTTGCCTATGGAGGA ATGAAGAATCTCGATGCTGACATGTGCATAGACCAAGGCCCAGTACCAGGTCACACACCCATCGCTTACAATTGCTACTACTATGGACCTCAA ttcACTTATTACCGCAAAAATGGTGAGCTCTACATCGGCGGCATCAAGTCCCACAAGTACAACGACAACCGGTGTTTGACTGACGTTGGCAAAAAAGAAGCTGACCCTGGCCTTTACAACTGCAAAGAAGCTATGCAGAAAGGAATGGGGATTTACTGGGACTTCACTCAG GGCAAAGAACTAAAGAACAGACAGACGAAAAGATGTTTGGAGATTAAAAATGGCAAACTTCGAATACAGGACTGCTCTGGCCAAAGATGGGAAATCCAAAACATAATCAAAGCCTTTTGa
- the LOC122874909 gene encoding probable polypeptide N-acetylgalactosaminyltransferase 8 isoform X3, which translates to MQKILEEDRGRQRKAAEVEQPPVMKQPEQKEQPEAKIQDQKEPPKEKMSNKLFPDSALFKEWGENLSEDDQREAQGLFVKYGYNVFLSDRLPLDRVLPDTRDPRCAKKSYPKDLPSLGVVLIYLNEALSIIKRALRSIIDRTPKNLLKEIIMVDDHSSNEDLMGDLDMYVKSLEQQNPSLRITRVKHNEQKGLAYARASGWRAATADVVAILDAHIEVHDMWAEPLLTQIKADRTVVVSPVFDRVNFDDLKVIEYLPASHAFDWALWCMYESFTPEYYKLNDSSLPGKSPSVMGIFVADRKFLGEIGVLDEGMKVYGGENVELGIRVWTCGGSVEVVPCSKIAHIERFHKPYMPDLSPAMKRNSLRVAEIWMDEYKHNINLAWNLPFENHGIDIGDISERKKLRERLNCKPFKWYLENVYPKLDPWDNLLAYGGMKNLDADMCIDQGPVPGHTPIAYNCYYYGPQFTYYRKNGELYIGGIKSHKYNDNRCLTDVGKKEADPGLYNCKEAMQKGMGIYWDFTQGKELKNRQTKRCLEIKNGKLRIQDCSGQRWEIQNIIKAF; encoded by the exons ATGCAGAAAATTCTCGAAGAGGACcgaggcagacagagaaaagctgcagagGTCGAACAGCCACCGGTCATGAAGCAGCCAGAGCAGAAAGAGCAACCTGAAGCAAAGATCCAGGACCAAAAGGAGCCCCCCAAAGAGAAAATGTCCAATAAACTGTTCCCTGACTCTGCCCTGTTCAAGGAGTGGGGGGAGAATCTGTCTGAGGATGACCAAAGAGAAGCACAGGGTTTGTTTGTGAAGTATGGATACAACGTTTTTCTCAGCGATCGCCTTCCTCTAGATCGAGTTCTTCCTGATACCAGAGATCCAAG GTGTGCAAAAAAGAGTTACCCAAAGGACCTGCCTAGTCTCGGAGTGGTGCTGATCTACCTGAATGAAGCCCTGTCTATCATCAAAAGAGCCCTGCGTAGCATCATAGACCGCACACCTAAAAATCTGCTGAAGGAGATAATAATGGTGGATGACCACAGCTCTAATG AAGACCTGATGGGGGACCTTGACATGTACGTGAAGTCGCTTGAGCAGCAGAACCCAAGTCTCCGTATTACAAGAGTGAAGCACAATGAGCAGAAGGGCCTTGCTTACGCCAGGGCTTCTGGGTGGAGGGCTGCTACTGCTGACGTGGTGGCCATCCTGGATGCACACATCGAAGTCCATGACATGTG GGCTGAACCCCTGCTGACACAGATCAAAGCTGACCGAACAGTGGTGGTGTCCCCAGTGTTTGACAGAGTCAACTTTGACGACCTCAAGGTTATTGAATACCTTCCAGCATCACACGCCTTCGACTGGGCTTTATGGTGCATGTATGAGAGTTTTACGCCAGAGTATTACAAACTCAACGACAGCTCATTACCTGGAAA GAGTCCATCTGTCATGGGGATCTTTGTTGCTGACAGGAAGTTTCTAGGTGAAATTGGAGTCCTCGATGAAGGAATGAAAGTGTACGGTGGAGAAAACGTTGAGCTGGGAATTCGT GTGTGGACATGTGGAGGCAGTGTTGAAGTAGTACCATGCTCCAAGATCGCCCACATCGAGAGATTCCACAAGCCCTACATGCCTGACCTGAGCCCGGCCATGAAGAGAAACTCCCTGAGGGTAGCAGAAATCTGGATGGAtgaatacaaacacaacatcaactTGGCTTGGAACTTGCCATTTGAG AATCACGGAATTGACATTGGGGATATCTCGGAGAGGAAAAAACTCAGGGAAAGGTTGAACTGTAAACCTTTCAAATGGTATCTGGAAAATGTGTATCCCAAGCTGGATCCCTGGGACAACCTACTTGCCTATGGAGGA ATGAAGAATCTCGATGCTGACATGTGCATAGACCAAGGCCCAGTACCAGGTCACACACCCATCGCTTACAATTGCTACTACTATGGACCTCAA ttcACTTATTACCGCAAAAATGGTGAGCTCTACATCGGCGGCATCAAGTCCCACAAGTACAACGACAACCGGTGTTTGACTGACGTTGGCAAAAAAGAAGCTGACCCTGGCCTTTACAACTGCAAAGAAGCTATGCAGAAAGGAATGGGGATTTACTGGGACTTCACTCAG GGCAAAGAACTAAAGAACAGACAGACGAAAAGATGTTTGGAGATTAAAAATGGCAAACTTCGAATACAGGACTGCTCTGGCCAAAGATGGGAAATCCAAAACATAATCAAAGCCTTTTGa
- the ndufa9a gene encoding NADH dehydrogenase [ubiquinone] 1 alpha subcomplex subunit 9, mitochondrial, which translates to MATVALVSRPASVLPKISSSCSPAVLSAASVSTVQQRKLHHAVIPKGKGGRSSSSGIAATVFGATGFLGRYVVNRLGRIGSQIIIPHRSDQYDIMYFRPMGDLGQIIFMEWDARNKDSIKRALEHSNVVINLVGREWETRNYRFEDVFVTIPQQIAKAAREAGITKLVHMSHLNADIRSPSKYLRNKAVGETAVRDEFPDAIIMKPSEIFGREDRFFNYYANMRWFGNAIPLISMGKKTVKQPVHVVDVAKAIINAVRDPDANGKTYALVGPNRYLLHDLVEYIYAVAHRPFVPYPLPRPLYHLAAQFFAMNPFEPWTTPDKVERFHATDMKYPGLPGLEDLGITPSTVEQKAIEILRRHRRFRYLEADLDETKPAKTVSY; encoded by the exons GTAGCTGCTCCCCTGCTGTGTTGTCAGCTGCCTCCGTCTCCACAGTCCAGCAGAGGAAGCTGCACCATGCTGTCATCCCCAAAGGGAAAGGAGGACGCTCCTCCTCCAGTGGAATAGCGGCAACGGTGTTTGGTGCCACAGGTTTTCTGGGTCGATATGTGGTCAATAGGCTGG GTCGGATTGGCTCTCAGATTATAATACCTCACCGCAGTGATCAGTATGACATCATGTACTTCAGGCCCATGGGCGATCTTGGACAAATCATTTTCATG GAGTGGGATGCCAGGAACAAAGACTCCATCAAACGGGCTTTGGAGCACTCTAATGTTGTTATCAACCTAGTGGGTAGAGAGTGGGAGACAAG GAACTATCGCTTTGAGGATGTCTTCGTCACCATCCCTCAGCAGATTGCCAAGGCAGCCAGAGAGGCCGGCATCACAAAGTTGGTCCACATGTCTCACCTCAACGCTGACATACGCAGCCCGTCCAAATACCTGAGGAACAAG GCTGTTGGAGAGACGGCAGTGAGAGATGAGTTTCCTGACGCCATCATCATGAAGCCCTCTGAGATCTTTGGGAGGGAGGACAGATTCTTCAACTATTATGCAA ACATGCGCTGGTTTGGCAATGCTATTCCACTCATATCCATGGGGAAGAAGACTGTGAAGCAGCCTGTTCAT GTGGTGGATGTGGCCAAGGCCATTATCAATGCTGTCAGAGACCCTGATGCTAATGGAAAGACATATGCATTAGTTGG TCCTAATCGTTACCTCCTTCATGACCTGGTAGAGTACATCTACGCAGTGGCACACAGACCTTTTGTGCCCTACCCCCTGCCCCGCCCACTTTATCA ccttGCTGCTCAGTTTTTCGCAATGAACCCATTTGAGCCCTGGACAACCCCAGACAAAGTCGAAAGG TTTCACGCAACAGACATGAAGTACCCAGGACTTCCTGGTCTGGAGGATCTTGGCATCACTCCTTCCACTGTAGAACAAAAGGCTATTGAGATTCTGCGTCGCCACCGTCGATTCCGTTACCTGGAAGCTGACCTGGATGAGACAAAGCCAGCCAAGACTGTCAGCTATTAA